Below is a genomic region from Brassica rapa cultivar Chiifu-401-42 chromosome A08, CAAS_Brap_v3.01, whole genome shotgun sequence.
GACAGAGAGTAACACTATGCAAATAGTGCAGCATGGCCATTGGACGTTAAAATTATGCACTTAGTTTATGTAAATCGAACCTACGAGCAATGAATCAACTATTAGACAGAAAAATCACTTCCAacaatttatttatcttatgtTTATCTAAATACTTAGTTAATCCGAgactttttgaaaaacaaaaggTGTTAATCATACGCAGTTCTATAACAACTTTGTTATTGGAATATCAGCATACAACCACATTCTCGTTCCCATTGGAttacaataaaagaaaaagaagattgGAAGCAAAAAGGAAGAGACAAGGGtcaaaagaagaaatatatataagatttaaaGTTCACAAAGCTCGACGACAATTCTCGATCATGGACTGCGTCTAAGTTCTTAATTCTGTTATGTCAACTTGCTTTCTTTTCTAAAGTATGTGGTAGTCGGTTATCTAGCTTTAATTCCAGTTTTAATCTATGGTTGCCTCGGTGTGGGTTTTAGTTGCCGCTTTCATGTGGGCTCTAGTGTCTGGGGATTGCTTTTCATCCGCCAGTTGTTGTATTAAAAGTGTTCTTTGTTTGGAATGAAATTCACCagtgggaaaaaaaaaaaaaaaaaagttcacaaaGCTATAGAGAATGATAATATTATTCTGGAATCATTGTTGTGTGGGCACACATTGTCGGGTCCCACACATTGACCTCTTTGCTCTTTCTACATGTTGGGGGAAAGCTGTTTTCATTGCCCAACATTTTGTTTTACCGCTACAATAATATACTTTTTCACAATAATAAACTTTAGTTATTACTCATTCCTTTTTTTCTCTAGTTTTCCacacataaattattataaatatatcatttaacgattaaaaattttcaataagtaaaaatcattaaaattgttatttttttacaatttatcattattaattaaatagaaTGAAGAGAATGCATGATTCAGTCGAAAAGAAGAATATAAGTATAAACAGCATAAAAAAGATATTCGATCTTCTCTTTTGctagttttatttttctatacaaaaaataataatttatggcaAGTCATTATATGGTTCACGAGATGCGTATGGTACCATGATATTGATAACATATCTTAAAGAGGAGAAGACCAATAGAAGAGACAAAAAGACAGAAACACACATTCTCCACAACAATTTAATTACTTACATTTTTGTATGCTAAAAGAATAATCACAAAGATTTTTTTGTCTCTTCCCAATTTGAAAAACTCCCGCTTTCGACAGACCTACATGATACATCATTTTTAgcctttaattaattttgtagcTACATGGCGTGCTCCACATTCAAAAATTACAAGCCTTTACTATTGTTGTTAGTTGTTACGCATATAGTTGATTTTAGTTTTACACCATGCAAAGTAATAATAGACAATCTGAACTATTAATCATTTGAAGACCAATGTCTATTCCGTATTTAGATTTTATCTAATGttactttaaaatttaaatttaaatttaaatataaaatatgagtggttaaattttattaacaaacaaataaaaatttaaccaaattatgaacaaaaccaaaaagtaacatatttttaatatgtgtaaacAATCTAAAACATCGTtcttttaaatatgtaaaaatacatttaaggCTTCCCATTTATTAAGATAATTTTAACTAGATTAACGAATCAAATTTCAGTACTGATATTTATCTATATGCTGTATTGTTTTTTCTTCCATGGACTATATTAAACTGCTTACTGATATAAATTAGGAAATCTGGTCAgtaaaataacaatatattaaaaataaacaaaactttGATCCGCGCAACCACACGGGTGTTtactttcatttttatatacgtaaaaaaaattctacatCAGTAGTAATAAATATTCTTAACATTAATCATATTTTCaaacatttatgtttttttttaacaaaataatgtTATAGTCAACATGTatggtcttcttcttcttttacttcttctaccatttttatagataatttcataatttttaaagtaatatatttgtttgtttttactcCATAAAGCTttgtagtatatattttaaattatttttgacaaacaaaaatgtatatcacaaaataaaattttacctTCTATTCATAAATTTAGATTGAAAAAGAAACTATGCAGTTAtaacaaaaagtaaaattaaaattttaagaaaacatATGATATAAATTTCAATTATTCATACTAAAACAATATAGGGTTGGGTCATAAATATTTCTAATTCCAAAATTTTAGCACcccataaaataaatttaaaaaaattggaattataatttctattaaaataaatttgttaaaaaaaattatcatgcGTTGTTATTGTTTATTCCTATAGTTTGATATGTAACCGTCTAAATAgaaatataacaatttaaaaatttggaattataatttccattttttgtactaaatggtataatatatatttgtaaattaaaatgtattaacTAATTGttagtataaaattttaaaatataacaattttatttattactttgaataattatatttgtgttaTTGCAATCATTTATTATATCACACTGTTTCGTAAATTATTGGtataatgttttcatatatataagtccaattatagattattttatattttatttatatattatataaattgattatgatatatagtttttgctttattatttattactaataaatataagaaaaatttaataCGTTAATACgcaatatattataaaatttattggaaaatctattttggttaaaattcgattaaaaaaatctataatttaaattatgaaaagacaaacatatttaaatataggTCCAATAAATATCTATATAGCGTATCATTGTAAATATGTGGTAAAACTAATGGTTTATCTAATTTTGTACTCTTCTTTTAGTAGATTAGATTCTATATCTTAAGTTGAAGaaatgtaatatataaaggaGATAGAATAATCCATTTTATTATGAGTTAAAATCGTATCGAAGCATAATTGTAATCAATCCAATACAAAATTGATCTCGCCAATCTTTACTAAAATTAATAGTAAAAGAACTATCAGTTCGATTATGTGTATAAGGACAAAGTCCTACAACGAAAATTGGAATGAATCTGAAATAATACACAAATGAAATCAATTAATTCACTTATACTAATTCGTTTTGAATTGTAAGATTATCTAACTTAATAAAACAGTTGTtcaaaaaagaaatcaaataaaacaaagagagacaatatacacaattttaaaattagagtCTTGTTTTGTTAACGAGTTAAAATGTgcttaattatatatttgtcaattgTTTACACTTTTTTAACAGCATTGTTTGCACCTTTCATAATTAAGTATATAGGGCTTATTTgctaaataactaaaaaaataagggaaattaaatttttagagagagaatagagagagataggaagagaaagtaggagagatGAGGTGTTTTTAGTTAATGAATTTTGTCAAttgtttaaacttttttttaacagCATTGTTTGGACCTTtcataaataagtatatatattgttgaaTTATGAAAAGtatcttttgttttattcaATAGTAAACGTAAACATATCATAAGATTACATGATGATGTAACCACATGGTGGTGGGCTAGTGGTCTTGAGGGAGCAAAAGCTCCAATACGGACCCGGCTTCGAAACTCTGTGTGGCCACCCGAACTAACATTAAATCGCAAGAATACGTGGAGTGCCGTAGATCTCGTGGGACTAGTTGGTTAACTTCGGTCGCTGGATCTCCacggttatcaaaaaaaaaaaaagattacatgATGAACGGCGAGTTGATATGTTTTGATGACGTGTGGCTGAGCGTTAAGAAACGACATACCAAAGCAATTGGTTTTCCCTAAATAATGAAACGAATTGAGGAAAAAGAAAGATGAATCCTTAAgcagaaataaaaagaaagaaagataaatcaagaaaggagaaaattcaTGTCACACGTGAAAAAAGTAGagatttaatatactctttttgTGGGGAAAAATAATGTTCAAAGAGCAAATAAAAGTGGAAAATAAAAAGTGAAAAAGAAATTTAGACGATATTACCACCTAAAGCTTGACGACAATTGTTAAAagtaaatcaaaatataattcgATTGATACAAATGTATTGTCACATGTAAGCTTTTTCGTGATACAAAAGGGAATTATAGAACGTAGTAGACGACTAAATTCACATTCTTATCAAAACTATAACAATGTGGCTGATGtaattttataacaaaacaaaatctatTTATTGATTccaaagtaaaaacaaaaagtttCCTCAATCGTCATTCATTGGGTTCCTACAAATTTTCCTTATCACCGTTGTTGAATGGCAGAATAGTAACGGTGAAAGCTATCAGCGACGTGGCTGTATCCCAGGTGCTCAGAGTGGAAGCAGGTTGCTTTAGTTCTGGTGTTACTTCTGCACCAGGTTTAATTGGTGCGTGTAATGCAGTTCCTCCTTGATCAACGTGTATAaactgtatatataaatatatctaaaCCCTTAGAAATCTCCTTTAGAATTTTATTAATGATTTATGGCAACAAACTCTAGTCAGATGAGGGTATTTTTGACGGACTCAATGCAAAATCTGAGTTATTCATGGGTTAATGAAATTTAATTAACTAAAGTGAATCAAATGTTGTATAGGAGagaaataacatttttaatttattttactgtaaaactttaaaatttattaaacacaTTACTAATAAGGCCCATAAATTGCAAAAGCCTCAAGTTATTTCTATTCTCTTCATTGCATCCCTGCAGTCAAATGTCATGAATACCCTCCACATACACGCTGACGCTGTGTCAACTCATGGCAAGGTGAGGGCATTCACGACATTTCGTATATGCAACAAGGAGCTTAATACAAGATTGTTCTCAAGTTTTAAAAGAACTGTAATAATATTTAAACGGTAAGAACAGGCGAGAAGCTCCGATCACGGAGAGGCTACGATTGCCCATGGCAGATGCAAAATCGGTTTCtctttcttcgtcttcttcaccGGAGGTTCTTGCTCCGGCGACGATGGTGTAGGAGTGTACGAACTCGTTAACCACGAATCATTTGAGCTTTCGTCGCCATTGAAAGGATTTGAATCGATCACGCAGCTTGGGGAGATCAACGATGGCGAATCGCGACTCTTGCGTTTCCGGGAAGTTTGGGTTTCGATCTGTAAACCGATACGATCCTGGAGGATGAGATTGTAGCAAGGTTCGACCTTTTCCTGTTGAATGCACAGAAACTGTTTGTGAAAATGCCTCAGTGAAACAGAGTTTTACTAGTGGAGTGATTAGACTTTAGAAGCTAACCTTGGTTATGTTAAGGACGTTGAGGAGCTTGGTTTGGTGTGAAAGAGGGTCAAAGGGCTCAACTTGGTCTATGACTCGCATCATGGTGGCTGCGGCAACAACTGACGGGCGGTAGCCGACAAATCTTGAATCTGACAAGAACAAAACAAGAATGTAAAGATTACTGAGATTTCAGTAAAATGGGGTTTCTTGTGTCGTTTACTAACCGGAGATTACAGAGAGGAGGAGACGGTGGCATCTGTTGAGGAAATCCCAGTGAGCATTGTTCTTAAGCCCCAGTCTCCTGATGATGTGGTCTAGAAACGAGATTGGAGTGATGAGATGCATCTTCCATTGGAGAGTAGAGAGAATCAGCAACTCCATTCTCTGTATGGTTTTTGCCTCAAACACATACTTTGTCTCCTCCACCTACAAACACCCCAAAAAACAGAGTGATTGAGAACAGAGGGAGATACAAGTAAACTTTAAGGTAAATGATCTAAAGTATTATCATTTACTTGAAAGTCTAGAAGAAGAGGGACATGGGTTTCTTCGACTTTAGCAGCTAGAGAGAGGCAAGCAACAGAAACGAGCTGAAGCATCCATGGTTTGTCTCTCTGTAAGCTGTAGCTACAGATGAACTTGTCGAGATAAGTTATGGCTAAAACAGCTGCTAAAGTAGAGAACCCATAATGAGAGTTGACTCTCAGAATCCAACCCACGGCTTCTTTTCGATCAGTTGCGAGATAAACATCATCGAGACAGCTGATGAGttcttgatcttcttctttGGTGAAGAGAGTGACCAGATCTTCGTCTTCCCAGAACAAATCTTGCTCCAGAAGAACGAACGGAGAagtagtagaagaagaaaaagaagaatagGAAGAGTTCTCTTCAACTACTTCTTCATCGTCCCATTTCTCTTCTTCGCAGTAGAGAGCATCAAGAAGAAACGAAGTGCTATGCTCTTCTCTACTTTCTTCCTCCTTTGGAAT
It encodes:
- the LOC103834430 gene encoding cyclin-D3-1, with product MAIPKEEESREEHSTSFLLDALYCEEEKWDDEEVVEENSSYSSFSSSTTSPFVLLEQDLFWEDEDLVTLFTKEEDQELISCLDDVYLATDRKEAVGWILRVNSHYGFSTLAAVLAITYLDKFICSYSLQRDKPWMLQLVSVACLSLAAKVEETHVPLLLDFQVEETKYVFEAKTIQRMELLILSTLQWKMHLITPISFLDHIIRRLGLKNNAHWDFLNRCHRLLLSVISDSRFVGYRPSVVAAATMMRVIDQVEPFDPLSHQTKLLNVLNITKEKVEPCYNLILQDRIGLQIETQTSRKRKSRDSPSLISPSCVIDSNPFNGDESSNDSWLTSSYTPTPSSPEQEPPVKKTKKEKPILHLPWAIVASP